The following DNA comes from Notolabrus celidotus isolate fNotCel1 chromosome 12, fNotCel1.pri, whole genome shotgun sequence.
gacttcctgtccaggtcgatcttttctgtgcagattggtcGAAAATAGACTGGAAGTGTATTTCTGGTGCAGAGGCGCTCCTTGTGTGAATATGAGCATTGGCTAGaatggaaacactttggctgcGCTGTGTGCAGTGCACATAAATTGGGGCTTaaaagagtctgggtgctaaactggcctccTGCTGTCCTGACTTGACCCCAAAGTGTTGAGCGGCTGAAATCCTGTTTCAGTCATGAATGGGACAACATGTCACCTTCAAAGCTTCAGAAGACAGTCCTcttaaagaagaggtgatggaagaatacattaaatgttaaacctaCCCCTGTATGTACTCCTGTGTCTGGCAAtatagatgatgatgatgatgaagatgatgatgatgaatattACTTACATTGGTACTCACCACATCACACAGTTCCCTAACTGTGGTGTCCTTGATAGATAATCGCATATGTTGATGATTTACTTACAGATAATGAGTCATTTTCATTGAGGTGCCATCATTACACAGTCAGAGTTAAATCAGAGGGTTTCATCATTTCATTGTCAGATATAAGAACGATTGCTGCTCTGAATGTGTTTAATCAAGTCTTGGTTCAATGGTTCTGTTAGATCAGTGAAATCGTGTCTCTATTACTACATCCACGAGTTGGCATAACCAAACTTTGTCCTGAGATGACCACTTTGAACCACATGACCTGAATATCAGTGTAACTTACGGTACTGGGAGTAGACTacatgatgtgatgtgatgtgattggaTGAACGGCTTTGACTATGTAGTATATAAAGACGGACTGAAGATCTTATAAGCATATACAGCAGCTGTGCAATTGACTTACAGCTGAATTTGGACTCCAGAAGTCAGGGTAAGCATTCATTTTGAATTGTTCACATTATTTAcaaatgtatataatatgttaGGACTAGGGATGTcctgatcagctttttttttttcttttgccctGATCTCGATCCAATTTTTTGATATTGAGTATCTGACGATACCAAGTCCTGATCTGATACTTGTATTTTCCCTGATAATAGAGCTGCacacagttttttaaataagaataaagtaacaaaaaataatcaaaagacGTCTTCAGCTTAATCCATTTAACATAGTTCAGCTTGCAATGTTTTAAAACTCACATATATTAAATCAAAAAGAACATCTCCACAGAATGGTATAAAAGTTTAATTTAGCTTTAATATTCAGTCACAAAATGACTCACAAATACACTTAGTGCtgtattacaataaaaaaaaacaagtgtactTGGATAGAAATCTTAGATCCACTCAAAAGTGGTGTAAACAGCTTGACTTGAATAGTCAGAACAAAGATGACTtgaacacacaataaaaaaataatttaaaataacatatctaaaatattacattttcacttaaaggcactatgaggagtttttcaccacctgagaaacagactgaaaccaacaccgatgcctctttatgaccttcaaaagcaatcaaaaccataaacaacaacactgataccttctctgttgtcatttttaatgccttaaacaactcagagggggtaggtatcagaccacatgattgacatttggctttaaaaacataatttttcggctgttttcatggcaaataattacattgagtgataaatctggttgttaaaagacagcagggtgaggtttttgttgaaaacactactttgcaTGTagagaacaagagataagaggtatcactttgtccacaatggggcgccaaaattgatataaatcaaaagttcctcacagtagctttaaagtgATAAACCAGCTTGACTTGTCAAAGCACTAGTTTAGAAAAAAGATGAATTCAATTAAAAAGAATTCAAAACATCAAAATCCCATCAAagtcagtggttcccaaactttttctgcGTGTCCCCCCTTTGTGGGTTAAGATactttctgtttttcctctgaggTAAGTTATTTGCATGTTTCAGTGTAGCTCAAATTGAgcacagtgacagctgacatAAATGATCGGATGGGCTCAAATGCCTATCACCGATCTATTGAAAAATGCCCCAAATCGGCTCTGATCTGATACTTAAGATCGGGATTGGGTCATCCCTAGTTAGGACGTAAATGTGCGTACCTTCTAGAATAACAATATAAAGAGCTGACTCTGGTGTGAAATACAGaattatatatgaaatattttgcgATATCTAGAAGTTAGATTCTACATTGAaacactcccctgctcaccctCCTGGTGGTGACCtctgaggacaagaagctcctgagaTGCATGATAAGTTTGATCCACCGTTTGTCACTTTGTTGCCATCAAAAACTTCTATCAATACGAATTATTTTTGGTACAACAGcaactctcctcttcttcttggtcttccaacaacagcaactcactaaatataaatgtgtacGGCCCTTACCTATGGGACTCCATTTGTAAAgatgtgcacactgaaaataacagctacatttctccacattcagCTCCAAAGGTCCTaaaaatgaagagttaatttttaaaagtcactttttttaatcacatttagaggaatatttgtgatcttcttcaaatttgattttgatgtgaaaaatatattaagttaaaatcactgtcaaatccaaatgctaaatctaaatatgaaatataaatataaatgttaaatataaatcgtaattgttaaatctaaatgttaaatgttgctccgcgatcccaaatattcagctgatgggcaaattcacactgccgcctagcagaAACACCAAAGTAAAAGTGTTTCTAATGATTCTCTATCCCATCTGAACCAGGACAATGAAGCACAGTGTGGCATTCATTCTGCTGCCCCTCCTGGGAATATGCTCAGCTCACAATTACAGTAAGTATAATGTGCTAATATCTGTCTTTGAATGTTAGCATCGAGACATTTCTGGTCATCAAAGTCTTTACATCTTAAAGACATGCTTCTAGTTTAgttaactgattggtttctttcGGCTTCACTGATAAGTATACctgagtgtcatctgcataacatTGAACATTATTGAATGTTTCCTCATGAtactacctagaggaagcatgtaaagtgaaaagaattggtccaagcactgatccttgtggaactccatGATTAACCCTTGTGTGCACAGAGGACTTTTATTGACGTGCACGATCTAAGATCGATCTATCAGTTACAATTTAAACCAAGCAATTTATATTCCTGAGCATACTCATACCTGAAAGAAATAAACTATAAATTAAAGAGACATACTATAACAATTAAAAAACTATAACTAGGAAATGCAGAAAACTTCCTATAGATGAATAGATgaacttatatagtgcttttctagtctttttctgaccactcaaagtgctttaacactactcatcacattcatccgtccacaccacattcactcactgatggccgAGGCTGCTGTATAGTAAGTGACCATGAggattagctaatctcattcatacacattcacacattgctTAATAACAGCAGGAGTAAGTggagttcagtgtcttgcccaaggacactccggcatgtgactgcaggagctgggattgaaccaccaaccttctgaTCGATAGACGACCgaactgagccacagccgccgaAAAACATGCATTAGAAAAAATGAAGCTAAAGAAAATAAAGCTGTGTATTTCCCCAACAGAAAATGTGGCCTTGCGTGGCAAAGCAACTCAGTCAAATCGCTATGAGCACAACTTTGGGGACGCCAGCAGTGCAATCGATGGAAACCGTGAGTCCACCTTTTCAGCCGGTTCATGCACCCATACTGTAGAAATGGCCAACCCCTGGTGGAGGGTGGACCTGCTGGACCGCTACACTGTCACCTCTGTCGTCATCACCAACAGAGGAGACTGCTGTGCAGTGAGGCTCAACGGGGCTGAGGTCCACATTGGGGATTCTTTAAAAGACAATGGTATCGCAAATCCACTGTGAGTGTTATTGAAGCCGCTGGGAAGACTTATTTTACAATAGTCCTtttattatgttaaaaaaaggtctttttaaaagttttatttggACTTATTTGCTTAAAACtagctttgtttgtttccagTACCTGTTTCACAAACACTGTTTGGACATACTTGTTTTACCTTTACACAGCCTTACTAAAAAAACTCACAAGCAGAGTTTCTGTGTCTCTTTCAGGGCTGGTGTCATTTCTCACATCCCTGCAGGGAGCTCGTTCACTCTGCCAGTGAATGATTTGGCTGGGCGCTACGTGACGGTTAACCTCCCTGGTGCCAGCAGATATCTGACTCTCTGTGAGGTGGAGGTCTATGGGTACCTCGCGCCGACAGGTGAGATTTCAGCCGATGTTAAAACACGAAATGTTATTACATTAATGCATGAAACtacaaaaacatgtcaaatgtaaacatgtaaCTTTTATATTATGGTCTGGGTTGATACTAGTTTGAGTTAGGCAGTAGACCCCAGGACCTCTGAACACCAAAGGACCAGTGTGTTGGTATGGCTACACACCAAAAAAGGAAGATTTGTTGGTCTCCATTGGTTCTGGGAGAAAGTTTATCATGCCAACAAGGAAATCTGTTAGAAGTGAGGAACTGTCAAAGTTGCAAATGAGTGTAAGACGATGTCAACGGTGTCTGATATCAGAAATATCCAACACAGTGACAGCACAGACCACATTGACAGCtccatttgaaaaagaaaaaactacgTTGTTATGACTGCATTGAggtgaaaacagtgaaataatacaaacatgttcatgtggttataatgttgttgtttttttcaggagAGAACCTTGCACTCAAGGGAAAAGCCTCACAGTCATCACTATATACAGAAGGCACGGCATACTTTGCAATCGATGGAAACACAGACAGCGATCGGGTGCATAGGTCCTGCTCTCACACCAACAACAACTTAGCCCCCTGGTGGCGACTGGATCTGATCAAAACTCACAAAGTGTTCTCGGTTAAGATAACAAACCGCAGAGATCCTTCGTTGTCACCACGACTGAATGGAGCTGAGCTCCGCATCGGACATTCTCTTGAAAACAACGGCAACAACAATCCCAGGTAGTATTCAGCCTGTTAACAAGAGACACCTCATTTGAAAAGTCACAAAAAAGTGTAATTATAAACCTAAgtacataaaatgtatattcaaAAGAATTTAAAATGTACACAGAACCTGCAGATAGGACTGAATAAGATCATgtcaaaactaaataaatatataattagagttttatttgattaGATTAGAAAATCTGTTCtgtccccaaggggcaatttggtttgcaacaGCAGTTTAAATACATATCCATATAACCATAACTCCAGTGGATGACATCATCTTTCCTGTACATAACACCAAAGGCACCACAACCCGATGTAGAATGCCAAGGTCCTacagtgtgtttaaaaacacaacagctgatgGCACAACTGATCTAAGATATCGGTTTGATCTGGCCCTCCTAGTATATGTGAACCTCCTCTTTGTTGGCAAGAgtctaaactctgaataaagggGGCGGTGAGGGTCTTCAAGGACGGCCTTTGCCTTCTGAGTGGCTCTCACTTGGTAAAGATGGCCAAGATTTGAGAGATTTGTGTTAGTTAGTAAAGGGCTGTGAAGTTCAAACAAAGAATACAGTGTAATGTTAAATCTATCAATGTGTTCTTGAAGTGGGCTCACTCAAACTGAGTTGTTTTGAGGAGTCATTTCCTCTTTGATTTTAAACCAATCTAAAGCTGGTGTGTATTTCCAGAGGTGTACATAGTTTTCTTTTTGAACAAAGTTAttacattcaaactttaaaaatgattgaaataATACTTTTGAGATGAACGTTGCAGTAACCTCTCTATATTtgtctttcttctttgtttagATGTGCTGTGATCGATAGCATCCCAGCTGGAGCTACTGTTGAATTCAAATGCAATGGGATGGATGGTCGCTATGTTAACGTAGTTATCCCTGGAAGGGAGGAGTACCTGACTCTGTGCGAGGTGGAGGTTTATGGGTCTGTCCTGGATTAGGATTGAGAGTTCCTTCTGTTGCACAAGTTGAGCCCATCCTGTTGTGTGTACTAAAAGCATTAACGTGTAGATGAGGcttcattttgattattttgccTGAAAAACTGCTAATAAAATGTTTTGCATCATGATAACAAGAACCTGTTTTACTGTCAgtcctttattgtttttgattgGATTGTTGAATGTCTGATATGACCCTGTCAGAGGGCgggcccagagaggagcgtcacATTCAAGTTAGAAAGTAGaataacaactttaaaaatgagCAGCTAACAGAAGTAAGCCAACATGGAAGAACCAAAActtgcagttcctggagtgaccacttgaagctggctctaAAGTGATTCACTCCACATTAGGCCCCCACAATACTACATCATAgttttggtgtgtgtgacaAAAATAATCAGACAGGAGAGCATAAACTGTGGAGGCTCTAAAATCCTGTATCAGTCAAGAACGGGACCAAACTCAAGTGAGCCAAAGTCCAGGATATCATCAGGGTTATTGGTCTTGGCGAGAACTAGTCAGTTTGTCATGTACAGGTCAAAGTACACAGATCaagtttgctttttattttgcacGTACTATTTGACTTTGCGAaactataataaaataaatttaagaaACAGCTTTGTTGTCTAAGCTTAAgagttttaacagttttaagAAGTGGAAATAGTCACAAAGTCCCTCCTTAAAACATTCTCTGTGAACACATTCTGTTTGCTGCATCTACAAATCAGATTAAAACCATACAAAGAGGAAACCAGGTATGAATAACATCCAGAAACACAGGGGATTTCTGTGAAGCCAGAGCCTATGTGAGAGGGTCTGAGGCcgagtggaaaactgtcctgtgatccgacaaatcaaaatctgacattctttttggtaATCATGGACACAGCGTCCTCAACTCTAAAGAGGAGTGGGACTGACCAGCTTTTTATCAGCACAACgatcaaaagccagcatccctgatggtatagGGATGCAAAAGTGCCCATGGTGTTGGTGGCCTACATATCTATAAaagctccattaatgctgaaaaatatatacaggttttggagcaacacatACTGCCATCCAGAAATAGACTTTCTCAGCAAAGTGTCAAAGTCATGTCTCTGTTTCAACATCCATGAGTTGGCATAACCCGAACTTTGTCCTTTGCCATGGTGTGTCCTGAGATGACAATTTGAACCACATAACCTGAATAGCAGTGTAACTTGTGGTACTGGGAGTAGACTAcatgatgtgatgtgattggaTGAATGGCTTTGTTTGGAGTATcatgaaaaacagactgaagatCTAACACCACACACAGCCGCTGTGGATTTGACTTGCAGTTGAATTTTGGACTCCAGAAATCAGGGTAAGcattcattttgaatttttcacattatttataaatgtatataatatatGTTAGGTCATAAATGTGTGTACCTTCTAGAATAACACTACAAAGAGCTGACTGTGGTGTGAAATACATCATTATACTTAaataactttaatttttttactaAAAGGAACTCAAAATACTGATTGATCCCAaatggtatttaaaggtacagggcGAGGAAATGGAAATACTTTGTGATATCTAGAAGTTAGATTCTACATTGAAACACTCCCTTGCTAACCCTCCTGGTGGTgacctttgaggacaagaagctcctgagaTGCATGATAAGTTTGATCCACCGTTTCTTACTTTGTCGTTAACAAAAACTTCTAACTGACCATTCAGAGACAAGAACCAATGTCTTCCTCTCTGAAATGTTCAAATTATTCTTTCAAATGTTTGGAAAGTTTGATCATCTGTGTTTTGAAATGCTTGTTCACCTTGACTTGCTGTTTTCAGCTCAGTTATTCTAATGATTCTCTATCCCATCTCAACCAGGACTATGAAGCTCAGTGTGGCATTCATTCTGCTGTCCCTCATGGGAATATGCTCAGCTTACAATTACAGTAAGTATAATGTCATTGCATGTGAATCAAAGTCCTTGTATTTATGGATTTATGTGTGGCAGGCCGTGTGTAGGTGTCAGGATTGTTGTTGACTTTTCTCCAAGAGAGGATAGTGGGCTGAAATGATGAAAAGGCCATTGTTCTTCGGCCTCCAGCTCGCTCTCTTACTGGAGATGTTGCTTTGGCAGTCAAAAAAACGAAAGGTGACATCCTCTTTTTCAACCCCCAAGTGAGTGGGTGGGGTGATGACATCGTTCACAGAGcaatgctgtttttatttttctctactGCTCCCCCTGGATGCCAGTGTATTGTTCTCTACCGTTGTGTTTGTTACAGAAAAGTCCTTTACAGTCACCGTGTTCTCATGGAGAACATGACCATTACAGCGCTTTCCTAGTctttttctgaccactcaaagtgctttcacATTACtcttcacattcacccattcatgccacattcactcactgatggtatcTGCTgtgtagtaagggaccatcagtattagcaaTTCTGAGCTCAGTGTCTTTCCCAAGGATACtccggcatgtgactgcaggagcggcgatcgaaccaccaaccttctgaTCGATATGcgacccactgagccacagccgccgaAACACATGCATTAGAAAAATTAAGCTATAGAAAATAAAGCTGTGTATTTCCCCAACAGAAAATGTGGCCTTGCGTGGCAAAGCAACTCAGTCAAATCGCTATGAGCACAACTTTGGGGACGCCAGCAGTGCAATCGATGGAAACCGTGAGTCCACCTTTTCAGCCGGTTCATGCACCCATACTGTAGAAATGCCCAACCCCTGGTGGAGGGTGGACCTGCTGGACCGCTACACTGTCACCTCTGTCACCATCACCAACAGAGGAGACTGCTGTGCAGTGAGGCTCAACGGGGCTGAGGTCCACATTGGGGATTCTTTAAAAGACAATGGTGTCGCAAATCCACTGTGAgtgttattaaagctgctggaaAAGCGACTACAATAGTCCTtttattatgttaaaaaaaggtctttttaaaagttttatttggACTTATTTGCTTAAAACTAGCATTGTTTGTTTCCAGTACCTGTTTCACAAACACTGTTTGGACATACTTGTTTTACCTTTACACAGCCTTACTAAAAAAACTCACAAGTAGAGTTTCTGTGTCTCTTTCAGGGCTGGTGTCATTTCTCAGATCCCTGCAGGAAGTTCGTTCACTCTGCCAGTGAATGATTTGGCTGGGCGCTACGTGACGGTTAGTCTCCCTGGTTCTGGCAGATATCTGACTCTCTGTGAGGTGGAGGTCTATGGGTACCTCGCGCCGACAGGTGAGATTTCGGCCGATGTTAAAACACGAAATGTTATTAAATTAAAGCATGAAACtacaaaaacatgtcaaatgtaaacatgtaaCTTTTATATTATGGTCTGGGTTGATACTAGTTTGAGTTAGGCAGTAGACCCCAGGACCTCTGAACACCAAAGGACCACTGTGTTGGTATGGCTACACACCAAAAAAGGAAGATTTGTTGGTCTCCAGTGGTTCTGGGAGAAAGTTTATCATGCCAACAAGGAAATCTGTTAGAAGTGAGGAACTGTCAAAGTTGCAAATGAGTGTAAGACGATGTCACCGGTGTCTGATATCAGAAATATCTAACACAGTGACAGCACAGACCACATTGACAGCtccatttgaaaaagaaaaaaactacgTTGTTATGACTGCATTGAggtgaaaacagtgaaataatacaaacatgttcatgtggttataatgttgtttttttcaggagAGAACCTTGCACTCAAGGGAAAAGCCTCACAGTCATCACTATATACAGAAGGCATGGCATACTTTGCAATCGATGGAAACACTGACAGCGATCGGGTGCATAGGTCCTGCTCTACTACCAACAACAACTTAGTCCCCTGGTGGCGACTGGATCTGATCAAAACTCACAAAGTGTTCTCGGTTAAGATAACAAACCGCAGAGATCCTTCGTTGTCACCACGACTGAATGGAGCTGAGCTCCGCATCGGAGATTCTATTGAAAACAACGGCAACAACAATCCCAGGTAGTATTCATCCTGTTAACAAGAGACACCTCATTTGAAAAGTCACAAAAAAGTGTAATTATAAACCTAAgtacataaaatgtatattcaaAAGAATTTAAAATGTACACAGAACCTGCAGATAGGACTGAATAAGATCATgtcaaaactaaataaatatataattagagttttatttgattaGATTAGAAAATCTGTTCtgtccccaaggggcaatttggtttgcaacaGCAGTTTAAATACATATCCATATAACCATAACTCCAGTGGATGACATCATCTTTCCTGTACATAACACCAAAGGCACCACAACCCGATGTAGAATGCCAAGGTCCTacagtgtgtttaaaaacacaacagctgatgGCACAACTGATCTAAGATATCGGTTTGATCTGGCCCTCCTAGTATATGTGAACCTCCTCTTTGTTGGCAAGAgtctaaactctgaataaagggGGCTCACTCAAACTGAGTTGTTTTGAGGAGTCATTTCCTCCTTGATTTTAAACCAATCTAAAGCTGGTGTGTATTTCCAGAGGTGtacatcattttctttttgaacAAAGTTATTacattcaaactttaacaaTGATTGAAATAATACTTTTGAGATGAACGTTGCAGTAACCTCTCTATAtttgtctttcttctttttttagatgTGCTGTGATCGATAGCATCCCAGCTGGAGCTACTGTTGAATTCAAATGCAATGGGATGGATGGTCGCTATGTTAACGTAGTTATCCCTGGAAGGGAGGAGTACCTGACTCTGTGCGAGGTGGAGGTTTATGGGTCTGTCCTGGATTAGGATTGAGAGTTCCTTCTGTTGCACAAGTTGAGCCCACCCTGTTGTGTGTACTAAAAGCATTAACGTGTAGATGAGGcttcattttgattattttgccTGAAAAACTGCTAATAAAATGTTTTGCATCATGATAACAAGAACCTGTTTTACTGTCAgtcctttattgtttttgattgGATTGTTGAATGTCTGATATGACCCTGTCAGAGGGCgggcccagagaggagcgtcacATTCAAGTTAGAAAGTAAAATAACGACTTTAAAAATGAGCAGCTAACAAAAGTAAACCAACATGGAAGAACCAAAActtgcagttcctggagtgaccacttgaagctggctctaAAGTGAGTCACTCCACATTAGGCCCCCACAATACTACATCATAgttttggtgtgtgtgacaAAAATAATCAGACAGGAGAGCATAAACTGTGGAGGCTCTAAAATCCTGTATCAGTCAAGAACGGGACCAAACTCAAATAGGCCAAAGTCCAGGATATCATCAGGGTTATTGGTCTTGGCGAGAACTAGTCAGTTTGTCATGTACAGGTCAAAGTACACAGATCaagtttgctttttattttgcacGTACTATTTGACTTTGCGAaactataataaaataaatttaagaaACAGCTTTGTTGTCTAAGCTTCAgtgttttaacagttttaagAAGTGGAAATAGTCACAAAGTCCCTCCTTAAAACATTCTCTGTGAACACATTCTGTTTGCTGCATCTACAAATCAGGTTAAAACCATACAAAGAGGAAACCAGGTATGAATAAGATCCAGAAACACAGGGGATGTGAGAGGGTCTGAGGCcgagtggaaaactgtcctgtgatccgacaaatcaaaatctgacattctttttggtaATCATGGACACAGCGTCCTCAACTCTAAAGAGGAGTGGGACTGACCAGCTTTTTATCAGCACAACgatcaaaagccagcatccctgatggtatagGGATGCAAAAGTGCCCATGGTGTTGGTGGCCTACATATCTATAAaagctccattaatgctgaaaaaTATATGCAGGTTTTtgagcaacacatgctgccatccagaaaTAGATTTTCTCAGCAAAGTGTCAAAGTCATGTCTCTGTTTCAACATCCATGAGTTGGCATAACACGAACTTTGTCCTTTGCCATGGTGTGCCCTGAGATGACAATTTGAACCACATAACCTGAATAGCAGTGTAACTTGTGGTACTGGGAGTAGACTAcatgatgtgatgtgattggaTGAACGGCTTTGTTTGGagtttaataaaaaacagactgaagatCTAACACCACACACAGCCGCTGTGGATTTGACTTGCAGTTGAATTTTGGACTCCAGAAATCAGGGTAAGCATTCATTTTGAATTGTTCACATTATTTAgaaatgtatataatatgttaGGTCATAAATGTGTGTACCTTCTAGAATAACACTACAAAGAGCTGACTGTGGTGTGAAATACATCATTATACTTAaataactttaattttttttactaaaagGAACTCAAAATACTGATTGATCCCAAATGgtacttaaaggtacagggCGAGGAAATGGAAATATTTAGCGGTATCTAGCAGTTAGATTCTACATtgaaacactcccttgctcaccctcCTGGTGGTgacctttgaggacaagaagctcctgagaTGCATGATAAGTTTGATCCACCGTTTCTTACTTTGTCGCCATCAAAAACTTCTGTCAATACAAATCATTGTTTGTACAACAgcaactctcttcttcttctttgtcttccaaccGTTGCACTTCTTgcagccactcactaaataTAATTTATACGGCCCTTACCCTATGGGGTGCCGTTTGTTATGTTGtgaacactgaaaataacacagCTACATTTCTGCTATTATCTGTATTGCTTTATGAAGCTCTTATTTTGGTACTTACTGCGCcaaatacaaattcacactgctgcctagaggaagtaccaaaataaaagcatcataaagcgatacagataccCAATCATAGTcggtcagtactgactcctacgggttatagCAGGATAGCCCGCCGCAAAAATGCTggataggcagttttggagacaacaaagagatttcacaactcagagacagaactgacccagtctatggtacggacaagctaagttgctatagctaagtctgtatcgctttatgaagcttttattttggtatttaagCTA
Coding sequences within:
- the LOC117823287 gene encoding pentraxin fusion protein-like; amino-acid sequence: MKHSVAFILLPLLGICSAHNYKNVALRGKATQSNRYEHNFGDASSAIDGNRESTFSAGSCTHTVEMANPWWRVDLLDRYTVTSVVITNRGDCCAVRLNGAEVHIGDSLKDNGIANPLAGVISHIPAGSSFTLPVNDLAGRYVTVNLPGASRYLTLCEVEVYGYLAPTGENLALKGKASQSSLYTEGTAYFAIDGNTDSDRVHRSCSHTNNNLAPWWRLDLIKTHKVFSVKITNRRDPSLSPRLNGAELRIGHSLENNGNNNPRCAVIDSIPAGATVEFKCNGMDGRYVNVVIPGREEYLTLCEVEVYGSVLD
- the LOC117823286 gene encoding fucolectin-1-like — translated: MKLSVAFILLSLMGICSAYNYKNVALRGKATQSNRYEHNFGDASSAIDGNRESTFSAGSCTHTVEMPNPWWRVDLLDRYTVTSVTITNRGDCCAVRLNGAEVHIGDSLKDNGVANPLAGVISQIPAGSSFTLPVNDLAGRYVTVSLPGSGRYLTLCEVEVYGYLAPTGENLALKGKASQSSLYTEGMAYFAIDGNTDSDRVHRSCSTTNNNLVPWWRLDLIKTHKVFSVKITNRRDPSLSPRLNGAELRIGDSIENNGNNNPRCAVIDSIPAGATVEFKCNGMDGRYVNVVIPGREEYLTLCEVEVYGSVLD